The following coding sequences lie in one Klebsiella huaxiensis genomic window:
- the ihfB gene encoding integration host factor subunit beta, with product MTKSELIERLASQQSHIPAKAVEDAVKEMLEHMASTLAQGERIEIRGFGSFSLHYRAPRTGRNPKTGDKVELEGKYVPHFKPGKELRDRANIYEE from the coding sequence ATGACCAAGTCAGAATTGATAGAAAGACTTGCCAGCCAGCAATCTCACATTCCTGCGAAAGCAGTAGAAGATGCTGTTAAAGAAATGCTGGAGCATATGGCCTCAACGCTTGCTCAAGGTGAGCGCATTGAAATCCGCGGTTTCGGCAGCTTCTCTTTGCATTATCGAGCACCCCGCACCGGGCGTAATCCAAAAACTGGCGATAAAGTTGAACTGGAAGGTAAGTACGTTCCACACTTTAAACCAGGGAAAGAATTACGCGACCGCGCCAATATTTACGAAGAGTAA
- the rpsA gene encoding 30S ribosomal protein S1, whose amino-acid sequence MTESFAQLFEESLKTIETRPGSIVRGVVVAIDKDIVLVDAGLKSESAIPAEQFKNAQGELEIQVGDEVDVALDAVEDGFGETLLSREKAKRHEAWITLEKAYEEAETVVGVINGKVKGGFTVELNGIRAFLPGSLVDVRPVRDTLHLEGKELEFKVIKLDQKRNNVVVSRRAVIESENSAERDQLLENLQEGMEVKGIVKNLTDYGAFVDLGGVDGLLHITDMAWKRVKHPSEIVNVGDEITVKVLKFDRERTRVSLGLKQLGEDPWVAIAKRYPEGTKLTGRVTNLTDYGCFVEIEEGVEGLVHVSEMDWTNKNIHPSKVVNVGDVVEVMVLDIDEERRRISLGLKQCKNNPWQQFAETHNKGDRVEGKIKSITDFGIFIGLDGGIDGLVHLSDISWNVAGEEAVREYKKGDEIAAVVLQVDAERERISLGVKQLAEDPFNNWVALNKKGAIVNGKVTAVDAKGATVELADGVEGYLRASEASRDRVEDATLVLSVGDDVEAKFTGVDRKNRAISLSVRAKDEADEKDAIATVNKQEEAGFSNNAMAEAFKAAKGE is encoded by the coding sequence ATGACAGAATCTTTTGCTCAACTATTTGAAGAATCCTTAAAAACAATCGAAACCCGTCCGGGTTCCATCGTTCGTGGTGTTGTTGTTGCTATCGACAAAGATATCGTACTGGTTGACGCCGGTCTGAAATCTGAGTCTGCCATTCCGGCAGAGCAGTTCAAAAACGCCCAGGGCGAGCTGGAAATCCAGGTTGGTGACGAAGTTGACGTTGCTCTGGATGCAGTAGAAGACGGCTTCGGTGAAACCCTGCTTTCCCGTGAAAAAGCTAAACGTCACGAAGCTTGGATCACGCTGGAAAAAGCTTACGAAGAAGCTGAAACTGTAGTCGGTGTTATCAACGGCAAAGTTAAAGGTGGCTTCACTGTTGAGCTGAATGGTATTCGTGCGTTCCTGCCAGGCTCCCTGGTAGACGTTCGTCCGGTGCGCGACACGCTGCACCTGGAAGGCAAAGAGCTTGAATTCAAAGTCATCAAGCTGGACCAGAAACGTAACAACGTTGTTGTTTCTCGTCGTGCTGTTATCGAGTCCGAAAACAGCGCAGAACGCGATCAGCTGCTGGAAAACCTGCAGGAAGGCATGGAAGTCAAAGGTATCGTTAAGAACCTCACTGACTACGGTGCATTCGTTGATCTGGGTGGCGTTGACGGCCTGCTGCACATCACCGATATGGCATGGAAACGCGTTAAGCATCCGAGCGAAATCGTAAACGTTGGCGACGAAATCACTGTTAAAGTGCTGAAGTTCGACCGCGAGCGTACTCGTGTATCTCTGGGCCTGAAACAGCTGGGCGAAGATCCATGGGTAGCTATCGCTAAGCGTTATCCGGAAGGTACCAAACTGACTGGTCGCGTGACCAACCTGACCGACTACGGCTGCTTCGTTGAAATCGAAGAAGGCGTTGAAGGCCTGGTTCACGTTTCCGAGATGGATTGGACCAACAAAAACATCCACCCGTCCAAAGTTGTTAACGTTGGTGACGTAGTGGAAGTTATGGTTCTGGATATCGACGAAGAACGTCGTCGTATCTCCCTGGGCCTGAAGCAGTGCAAAAACAACCCATGGCAGCAGTTCGCGGAAACCCACAACAAGGGCGACCGTGTTGAAGGTAAAATCAAGTCTATCACTGACTTCGGTATCTTCATCGGCCTGGACGGCGGCATCGACGGCCTGGTTCACCTGTCTGACATCTCCTGGAACGTTGCAGGCGAAGAAGCAGTACGTGAATACAAAAAAGGCGACGAAATCGCAGCAGTTGTTCTGCAGGTTGACGCAGAACGTGAGCGTATCTCTCTGGGCGTTAAACAGCTCGCAGAAGATCCGTTCAACAACTGGGTTGCACTGAACAAGAAAGGCGCAATCGTAAACGGTAAAGTGACTGCAGTTGACGCTAAAGGCGCAACCGTAGAACTGGCTGACGGCGTTGAAGGTTACCTGCGCGCTTCTGAAGCTTCACGTGACCGCGTTGAAGATGCAACTCTGGTTCTGAGCGTAGGCGACGACGTTGAAGCTAAATTCACCGGCGTTGATCGTAAGAACCGTGCAATCAGCCTGTCTGTTCGTGCTAAAGACGAAGCTGATGAGAAAGATGCTATCGCTACTGTTAATAAACAGGAAGAGGCAGGTTTCTCTAACAACGCAATGGCTGAAGCTTTCAAAGCAGCTAAAGGCGAGTAA
- the cmk gene encoding (d)CMP kinase, whose translation MTVAVPVITIDGPGGAGKGTLCKAMAETLGWHLLDSGAIYRVLALAALHHHVDVESEDALVPLAAHLDVRFVSTNGSLEVILEGEDVSAEIRTQEVANTASKVAAFPRVREALLRRQRAFRELPGLIADGRDMGTVVFPDAPVKIFLDASAEERAQRRMLQLQEKGFSVNFDRLLSEIKERDDRDRNRTVAPLVPATDALVLDSTELNIEQVIEKALQYAREKLAVA comes from the coding sequence ATGACGGTAGCTGTTCCGGTAATCACCATTGATGGGCCTGGCGGTGCGGGTAAGGGCACATTGTGCAAGGCAATGGCGGAAACGCTGGGCTGGCATCTGCTGGATTCTGGGGCGATTTATCGTGTTCTGGCTCTGGCGGCATTGCATCACCACGTAGATGTTGAATCTGAAGACGCGCTGGTTCCACTGGCCGCGCATCTGGATGTGCGTTTTGTTTCTACTAACGGTAGCCTGGAAGTGATTCTTGAAGGCGAGGATGTTAGTGCTGAAATTCGCACTCAGGAAGTGGCTAATACGGCATCAAAAGTGGCCGCTTTCCCCCGCGTAAGAGAAGCGTTGCTGCGCCGTCAGCGCGCCTTCCGCGAACTCCCCGGCCTGATTGCCGACGGGCGTGATATGGGGACCGTAGTGTTCCCTGATGCGCCGGTGAAAATTTTCCTTGATGCCTCAGCGGAAGAACGTGCTCAGCGTCGTATGCTCCAGTTGCAGGAGAAGGGCTTTAGTGTTAACTTTGATCGCCTTTTATCCGAGATAAAAGAGCGCGATGACCGCGATCGTAATCGCACTGTGGCGCCGCTTGTTCCGGCAACTGATGCTTTGGTTCTTGATTCCACAGAACTAAACATTGAGCAAGTGATTGAAAAAGCGCTACAATATGCGCGCGAAAAACTGGCAGTCGCTTAA
- the loiP gene encoding metalloprotease LoiP, which produces MKNTKLMLALAVSATLLAGCKNMPGVDTNALVNSGMTAYKAATLSDSEVKTLSDDACKQMDGENQLAGSSSKYTKRLNKIAKALGNNIDGIPVNYKVYVTSDVNAWAMANGCVRVYSGLMDMMTDNEVEGVLGHELGHVALGHSRKAMQTAYATIAARDAVSAAGGAAASLSKSQLGDIAEGMINSAFSRSQESDADDFSYDLMKKRKISTQGLVGSFDKLASLDAGHSKSLFDSHPPSAERAQHIRDRIAADKK; this is translated from the coding sequence ATGAAAAATACAAAATTAATGCTGGCTTTAGCTGTTTCTGCCACGTTGTTGGCAGGTTGTAAAAATATGCCAGGTGTGGATACCAACGCCCTGGTCAATTCCGGGATGACGGCCTACAAAGCAGCGACCCTCTCTGACTCTGAAGTCAAAACACTTTCCGATGATGCCTGCAAGCAGATGGATGGCGAAAATCAACTGGCGGGCTCTTCAAGCAAGTACACCAAGCGCCTGAATAAAATTGCCAAAGCGTTAGGCAATAATATCGACGGCATCCCGGTAAACTACAAAGTTTACGTGACATCAGACGTGAATGCCTGGGCAATGGCTAACGGCTGCGTGCGCGTCTATAGCGGTCTGATGGACATGATGACTGATAATGAAGTAGAAGGCGTACTGGGCCATGAACTGGGTCACGTTGCGCTGGGTCACTCGCGTAAAGCGATGCAAACCGCTTATGCAACTATCGCCGCGCGTGATGCTGTTTCAGCAGCTGGTGGAGCGGCTGCGAGTTTGTCTAAATCTCAGTTGGGTGATATCGCCGAGGGAATGATTAACTCAGCCTTCTCCCGTTCTCAGGAATCGGATGCCGATGATTTCTCTTACGATCTGATGAAGAAACGTAAGATCAGCACCCAAGGTCTGGTGGGAAGCTTCGACAAACTGGCCAGCCTTGACGCCGGGCATAGTAAATCTTTGTTCGATTCACACCCGCCTTCAGCTGAACGTGCGCAGCACATTCGTGACCGCATCGCCGCTGATAAAAAGTAA
- the aroA gene encoding 3-phosphoshikimate 1-carboxyvinyltransferase, with product MESLTLQPIARVDGTINLPGSKSVSNRALLLAALAHGTTVLTNLLDSDDVRHMLNALNALGVHYTLSSDRTRCEVIGNGGPLQSDQVLELFLGNAGTAMRPLAAALCLGSNNIVLTGEPRMKERPIGHLVDALRQGGAQIDYLEQENYPPLRLRGGFNGGHVDVDGSVSSQFLTALLMTAPLAPQDTVIAIKGDLVSKPYIDITLNLMKTFGVEVENQSYQRFVVRGNQQYQSPGDYLVEGDASSASYFLAAGAIKGGTVKVTGIGRNSVQGDIRFADVLEKMGATVTWGDDFIACTHGELNAIDMDMNHIPDAAMTIATAALFAKGTTTLRNIYNWRVKETDRLFAMATELRKVGAEVEEGEDYIRITPPAKLQFADIGTYNDHRMAMCFSLVALSDTPVTILDPKCTAKTFPDYFEQLARISTLA from the coding sequence ATGGAATCCCTGACGTTACAACCCATCGCACGTGTAGATGGCACTATTAACCTGCCCGGGTCCAAAAGTGTCTCCAATCGTGCTTTGCTGCTGGCGGCATTAGCCCATGGCACTACGGTGCTGACCAATCTGCTGGATAGCGACGATGTGCGCCACATGCTGAATGCCCTCAACGCCCTGGGAGTTCATTACACCCTGTCCTCCGATCGTACTCGTTGCGAAGTGATAGGTAACGGGGGTCCACTACAGTCTGACCAGGTGCTGGAACTGTTCCTCGGTAACGCCGGGACCGCAATGCGCCCGCTGGCGGCGGCGTTATGCCTGGGTAGCAATAATATTGTGCTGACCGGTGAGCCGCGAATGAAAGAGCGTCCGATTGGCCACCTGGTTGATGCGTTGCGTCAGGGCGGTGCACAAATCGATTATCTGGAGCAGGAAAACTATCCGCCTCTGCGTCTGCGCGGTGGTTTCAACGGAGGTCATGTTGATGTTGACGGCAGCGTTTCCAGCCAGTTTCTCACTGCGCTGTTGATGACCGCGCCGCTGGCTCCGCAGGATACCGTTATTGCTATTAAAGGCGACTTGGTTTCCAAACCTTACATTGATATCACGCTCAACCTGATGAAGACGTTTGGCGTTGAGGTTGAAAACCAGTCTTATCAGCGTTTTGTGGTACGAGGCAATCAGCAGTATCAATCACCAGGCGACTATCTGGTTGAGGGTGATGCCTCCTCGGCATCCTATTTCCTCGCTGCTGGCGCGATTAAGGGCGGTACGGTGAAAGTGACCGGTATCGGTCGTAACAGCGTGCAGGGCGATATTCGTTTCGCCGATGTGCTGGAGAAAATGGGCGCAACCGTTACCTGGGGGGACGATTTTATTGCCTGTACTCATGGCGAGCTGAACGCCATTGATATGGACATGAATCATATCCCGGATGCTGCGATGACTATCGCCACTGCCGCGTTGTTTGCGAAAGGTACCACCACGCTGCGCAACATTTATAACTGGCGTGTCAAAGAGACCGACCGCCTGTTTGCTATGGCAACAGAGCTGCGTAAAGTGGGCGCTGAAGTTGAAGAGGGTGAGGATTACATCCGCATCACTCCACCTGCGAAACTGCAGTTTGCAGACATCGGTACCTATAACGACCACCGCATGGCAATGTGTTTCTCGTTGGTGGCGCTTTCCGATACCCCGGTCACGATCCTCGATCCGAAGTGTACGGCGAAAACTTTCCCGGATTACTTTGAGCAACTGGCGCGTATCAGCACACTGGCTTGA
- the serC gene encoding 3-phosphoserine/phosphohydroxythreonine transaminase, with amino-acid sequence MAQVYNFSSGPAMLPAEVLKLAQQELCDWNGLGTSVMEISHRGKEFIKVAEEAEQDFRSLLNIPSNYKVLFCHGGGRGQFAGIPLNLLGDKTVADYVDAGYWAASAVKEAHKYCNPNVIDAKITVDGLRAVKPMSEWQLTPGAAYLHYCPNETIDGIAIEEAPNFADDVIVTADLSSTILSREIDVSRYGVIYAGAQKNIGPAGLTLIIVREDLLGKANVACPSILDYSILAENDSMFNTPPTFAWYLSGLVFKWLKEQGGVAVMDKINQQKADLLYGVIDRSGFYRNDVAVANRSRMNVPFQLADSALDKLFLEESFAAGLHALKGHRVVGGMRASIYNAMPLAGVKALTDFMQDFERRHG; translated from the coding sequence ATGGCTCAGGTCTATAACTTCAGTTCGGGCCCGGCAATGCTGCCGGCGGAAGTACTCAAACTGGCGCAGCAGGAACTGTGTGACTGGAATGGTTTGGGGACGTCGGTGATGGAAATCAGCCACCGTGGGAAAGAGTTCATTAAGGTGGCTGAAGAGGCGGAACAGGATTTTCGCTCCCTGCTCAATATTCCTTCCAACTACAAAGTTTTATTCTGTCATGGCGGCGGCCGCGGACAGTTTGCGGGCATCCCGCTGAATCTGCTTGGCGATAAAACCGTTGCCGACTACGTAGATGCTGGTTACTGGGCAGCCAGCGCGGTTAAAGAAGCACATAAATACTGTAATCCGAACGTAATCGACGCCAAAATCACCGTTGACGGTCTGCGCGCGGTTAAACCAATGAGCGAATGGCAACTGACGCCTGGCGCTGCGTACCTGCACTACTGCCCGAATGAAACCATTGATGGTATTGCCATCGAAGAAGCGCCGAACTTTGCTGACGATGTGATAGTTACGGCGGATTTATCTTCGACTATTTTATCTCGTGAAATCGACGTTAGCCGTTATGGCGTGATCTACGCCGGTGCGCAGAAAAACATCGGTCCGGCAGGTTTGACGCTGATTATTGTTCGCGAAGATCTGCTGGGCAAAGCCAACGTAGCCTGCCCGTCGATTCTTGACTATTCCATCCTGGCTGAGAATGACTCAATGTTCAACACGCCGCCGACATTTGCCTGGTATCTGTCAGGCCTGGTGTTTAAGTGGCTGAAAGAGCAGGGCGGCGTCGCTGTGATGGATAAAATTAACCAGCAGAAAGCCGACTTACTATATGGCGTGATTGATCGCAGTGGTTTCTATCGCAATGACGTTGCTGTGGCGAACCGTTCTCGCATGAACGTGCCGTTCCAACTGGCGGATAGCGCTCTTGACAAGTTGTTCCTTGAAGAGTCTTTTGCCGCCGGTCTGCATGCGTTGAAAGGTCACCGCGTGGTGGGCGGCATGCGAGCCTCCATTTATAATGCGATGCCGTTGGCCGGTGTGAAGGCGCTGACTGACTTTATGCAGGACTTCGAACGCCGTCACGGTTAA
- a CDS encoding DUF421 domain-containing protein encodes MKTFDWHRMALDKVPVEFLAEVALRSLYTFVLVFIFLKITGRRGVRQMSLFEVLIILTLGSAAGDVAFYDDVPMLPVLAVFITLALLYRLVMWLMGHSEKLEDLLEGKPIVVVEDGELAWEKLQAENMTEFEFFMELRTNGVEQLGQVRLAILETNGQISLYYYPDPNVKAGLSILPSRFTERFTTIPHDDEYACVRCSAILMFRAGDKQLCPRCANAEWSKVSRAKRVT; translated from the coding sequence ATGAAGACTTTTGATTGGCATCGTATGGCACTGGATAAGGTGCCAGTGGAATTTCTTGCCGAGGTGGCGTTACGTAGCCTCTATACCTTCGTGCTGGTATTCATTTTCCTTAAAATCACCGGTCGGCGTGGCGTTCGACAGATGTCGTTGTTTGAAGTACTGATCATTCTGACCCTCGGCTCGGCGGCAGGTGATGTCGCATTCTATGATGATGTCCCCATGCTGCCGGTGCTGGCCGTTTTTATCACTCTGGCTCTCCTGTACCGGCTAGTCATGTGGCTGATGGGGCACAGTGAAAAGCTGGAGGATTTACTTGAAGGTAAGCCGATCGTGGTGGTGGAAGACGGCGAGCTGGCATGGGAAAAGCTCCAGGCTGAAAACATGACCGAATTTGAGTTTTTTATGGAGCTTCGCACCAACGGCGTGGAACAACTGGGGCAGGTCCGGCTGGCTATTCTGGAAACTAACGGGCAAATTAGCCTTTATTACTACCCGGATCCGAATGTTAAAGCCGGACTCTCTATTTTACCTTCACGCTTTACTGAGCGTTTTACTACCATCCCACATGATGATGAGTACGCCTGCGTCCGCTGTAGCGCAATCCTTATGTTTCGTGCCGGGGATAAGCAATTATGCCCGCGTTGTGCAAATGCAGAATGGTCGAAGGTCAGTCGAGCAAAAAGAGTCACCTGA
- the ycaO gene encoding 30S ribosomal protein S12 methylthiotransferase accessory factor YcaO, which produces MTQTFITGKDAALEDSIARFQKKLLDLGFDIEEASWLNPVPHVWSVHIRDKECALCFTNGKGATKKAALASALGEYFERLSTNYFFADFWLGDTIANGPFVHYPNEKWFPLTDDDEVPEGLLDARLRAFYDPDDQLTASMLVDLQSGNDDRGVCGLPFTRQSDGETIYIPMNIIGNLYVSNGMSAGNTRNEARVQGLSEVFERHIKNRIIAESISLPEIPAEVMARYPGVVESINKLEAEGFPIFAYDGSLGGKYPVICVVLFNPANGTCFASFGAHPDFGVALERTVTELLQGRGLKDLDVFTPPTFDDEEVAEHANLETHFIDSSGLISWDMFKQDADYPFVDWSFSGTTDEEFATLMAIFKQEDKEVYIADYEHLSVYACRIIVPGMSDIYPAEDLWLANNSMGAHLRETILSLPGSEWEKEDYLALIEQMDDEGLDDFTRVRELLGLATGKDNGWYTLRIGELKAMLALAGGDIEQALIWTEWTMEFNASIFSAERANYYRCLQTLLLLSQEEERQPLQYLNAFVRMYGVEAVEAASAALSGEAPFYGLQTVDSDLLAFPAHQSLLKAYEKLQRAKAEFWVK; this is translated from the coding sequence ATGACTCAAACATTTATTACCGGCAAAGATGCCGCCCTGGAAGATTCCATCGCTCGCTTCCAGAAAAAATTGCTCGACCTCGGATTTGATATTGAAGAGGCTTCATGGCTCAACCCGGTACCGCACGTCTGGTCAGTGCACATCCGCGATAAAGAGTGCGCTTTATGTTTCACCAACGGTAAAGGCGCAACCAAAAAAGCCGCGCTGGCTTCCGCACTAGGGGAATACTTCGAGCGTCTCTCCACTAACTACTTTTTCGCTGATTTCTGGTTGGGCGACACCATCGCTAACGGCCCTTTCGTTCACTATCCGAATGAAAAATGGTTCCCGCTCACCGACGATGATGAAGTGCCGGAAGGCTTGCTAGATGCCCGCCTGCGTGCGTTCTACGATCCTGACGATCAGTTAACTGCCAGCATGCTGGTGGATCTGCAATCAGGTAATGACGATCGCGGCGTGTGCGGCCTGCCGTTCACTCGCCAGTCTGACGGCGAGACGATATATATTCCGATGAATATCATTGGCAACCTGTACGTTTCGAATGGCATGTCTGCGGGCAATACCCGCAACGAAGCCCGCGTTCAAGGTCTGTCAGAAGTATTTGAACGCCATATTAAAAATCGCATTATTGCTGAAAGCATCAGCTTGCCGGAAATTCCGGCGGAGGTGATGGCGCGTTATCCGGGCGTTGTGGAGTCGATTAATAAACTGGAAGCCGAAGGTTTCCCGATTTTCGCTTATGACGGTTCACTGGGCGGCAAATATCCAGTTATCTGCGTTGTGCTGTTTAACCCGGCTAACGGAACTTGTTTTGCGTCTTTCGGCGCGCACCCTGATTTCGGCGTCGCGCTGGAACGTACCGTTACCGAGTTACTGCAAGGCCGTGGCCTGAAAGATCTCGACGTCTTTACGCCGCCGACCTTCGATGATGAAGAAGTTGCCGAACACGCCAATCTTGAGACTCACTTTATCGATTCCAGCGGTCTGATCTCCTGGGATATGTTTAAGCAGGATGCCGACTACCCATTCGTGGACTGGAGCTTCTCCGGAACGACGGATGAAGAGTTCGCCACCCTGATGGCTATCTTCAAACAAGAAGATAAAGAAGTGTATATCGCCGATTACGAACACCTGAGCGTCTACGCATGCCGAATTATCGTTCCGGGCATGTCCGATATCTACCCGGCGGAAGATCTCTGGCTGGCGAACAACAGCATGGGTGCACACCTGCGGGAAACCATTCTTTCCCTGCCGGGAAGCGAGTGGGAAAAAGAAGATTATCTTGCGCTTATCGAACAAATGGACGATGAAGGCCTTGATGATTTCACCCGCGTTCGCGAGCTGCTTGGCCTGGCAACTGGCAAAGATAATGGCTGGTACACGCTACGCATTGGTGAGTTAAAAGCGATGCTGGCGCTGGCGGGAGGTGATATTGAGCAAGCCTTGATCTGGACCGAATGGACCATGGAGTTCAATGCTTCAATATTTAGCGCTGAACGCGCTAATTACTACCGTTGCCTGCAAACGCTACTGTTGCTCAGCCAGGAAGAAGAGCGCCAGCCGCTGCAATACCTGAACGCCTTTGTGCGTATGTACGGCGTTGAAGCAGTAGAAGCCGCCAGCGCAGCGCTTAGCGGCGAAGCTCCTTTCTACGGTTTGCAGACCGTAGACAGCGATCTGCTGGCTTTCCCGGCTCATCAGTCTTTACTGAAGGCCTATGAAAAGTTGCAGCGCGCAAAAGCTGAATTCTGGGTTAAATAA
- the focA gene encoding formate transporter FocA — MKADNPFDLLLPAAMAKVAEEAGVYKATKHPIKTFYLAITAGVFISIAFVFYITATTGAAGMPFGVAKLIGGVCFSLGLILCVICGADLFTSTVLIVVAKASGRITWGQLAKNWLNVYVGNLIGCLLFVLLMWLSGEYMTANGQWGLNVLQTADHKMHHTFIEAVCLGILANLMVCLAVWMSYSGRSLMDKAMIMVLPVAMFVASGFEHSIANMFMIPMGIIIRDFASPEFWTAVGSTPESFSHLTVMNFITDNLIPVTIGNIIGGGLLVGLTYWVIYLRGDDHH; from the coding sequence GTGAAAGCTGACAACCCTTTTGATCTTTTACTCCCTGCAGCTATGGCGAAAGTCGCCGAAGAAGCGGGTGTCTATAAAGCGACAAAACATCCGATAAAGACGTTTTATCTGGCTATCACCGCAGGTGTCTTCATCTCTATCGCTTTTGTTTTCTATATCACAGCAACAACCGGCGCGGCCGGGATGCCTTTCGGTGTTGCCAAACTGATTGGGGGCGTCTGCTTCTCACTGGGTTTGATTCTCTGCGTCATTTGCGGTGCCGACCTGTTTACCTCCACCGTACTTATTGTCGTGGCGAAAGCCAGCGGGCGAATTACATGGGGTCAACTGGCGAAAAACTGGCTCAACGTCTATGTTGGTAACCTGATCGGCTGCTTACTGTTTGTGTTATTGATGTGGCTTTCAGGCGAATATATGACCGCCAATGGTCAATGGGGGCTTAACGTCCTGCAAACCGCCGACCACAAAATGCACCATACTTTTATTGAAGCCGTGTGCCTGGGTATCCTGGCAAACCTGATGGTCTGCCTTGCGGTATGGATGAGTTACTCCGGCCGTAGCCTGATGGATAAAGCCATGATCATGGTTTTACCGGTGGCAATGTTTGTTGCCAGCGGATTCGAGCATAGTATCGCTAACATGTTTATGATCCCGATGGGCATCATAATCCGCGACTTTGCAAGCCCGGAATTCTGGACCGCGGTAGGTTCAACTCCGGAAAGTTTCTCTCACTTAACCGTAATGAACTTCATCACTGATAACCTGATTCCGGTAACTATCGGGAACATCATCGGCGGTGGTCTGCTGGTTGGGTTGACATACTGGGTCATTTACCTGCGTGGCGACGACCATCACTAA